A stretch of Colletotrichum lupini chromosome 2, complete sequence DNA encodes these proteins:
- a CDS encoding major facilitator superfamily transporter, whose amino-acid sequence MSSTEKEVPKGAHVEGTEDHAIGPAPVHDSIHNAAGRGQLATDKYGHALVEFDPVAVRKLRWKLDLHTIPTVALLYLFCFIDRANIGNARIAGLDKDLELKGYDYNMILSVFYISYILFEIPATIACKAMGPGWFLPITTLLFGIVSICTAFVQDRAAICGVRFLLGIFEAGMLPGIAYYLSRWYQRAELTFRLSLYMVMAPLAGAFGGLLASAILTLDSFGSLHRWRMIFAIEGIVTVVLAIISFWTLTDRPETAKWLTQEEKDLCVARVKSERVGATEVIDKIDKTKLKRGMLNPVTLEIAIIFFFNNITVQGLAFFLPTIVSNIYPTFSTVQKQLYSVPPYVVGAFFTVAFPGLSWYLDRRQVLIAMSAPMVMAGYIMFLASKVARVRYGATFLIASSAMVMGPMSNAHISANVVSDTARSSAIGLNVMFGNVGGLVSTWSYLSWDAPDFHIGNGLNLGAASMILIVATSAWFWMKWDNKRRDDRSIEEELAGYTEQEVRDLDWKHPAFRWRT is encoded by the exons ATGTCTTCCACGGAGAAGGAGGTCCCCAAGGGCGCTCACGTCGAGGGCACCGAGGACCATGCCATCGGTCCTGCTCCTGTACATGATAGTATCCATAACGCAGCTGGAAGGGGCCAGCTTGCCACCGACAA ATATGGACATGCTCTCGTCGAGTTCGACCCCGTAGCAGTACGAAAGCTGCGATGGAAGCTCGATTTGCACACCATTCCCACTGTCGCATTGTTGTATCTCTTCTGCTTCATCGACCGTGCCAACATTG GTAACGCAAGAATCGCCGGCCTCGACAAGGACCTCGAACTCAAAGGCTACGACTACAACATGATCCTCTCCGTCTTCTACATCTCCTACATTCTCTTCGAGATCCCCGCCACAATCGCCTGCAAAGCAATGGGCCCCGGCTGGTTCCTCCCCATCACCACCCTTCTCTTCGGCATCGTCTCCATCTGCACTGCCTTCGTCCAGGACCGCGCCGCCATCTGCGGCGTCCGCTTCCTCCTCGGCATCTTCGAAGCCGGCATGCTCCCCGGCATCGCCTACTACCTCTCCAGATGGTACCAGCGCGCCGAGCTGACGTTCCGCCTATCCCTCTACATGGTCATGGCACCCCTCGCGGGAGCCTTCGGCGGCCTTCTCGCCTCCGCGATCCTTACGCTCGACTCCTTTGGCAGTCTGCACCGCTGGCGCATGATCTTCGCCATCGAGGGCATTGTCACCGTCGTACTAGCCATCATTTCCTTCTGGACCCTCACCGATAGGCCCGAGACGGCGAAGTGGTTGACGCAGGAGGAGAAGGACCTCTGCGTCGCCCGCGTGAAATCGGAACGCGTCGGTGCCACAGAAGTAATTGACAAGATTGACAAGACGAAACTCAAGCGCGGCATGCTCAACCCCGTCACCCTCGAGATCGCCatcatcttcttcttcaaCAACATCACCGTGCAGGGCCTGGCGTTCTTCCTCCCTACCATTGTGAGCAACATCTACCCGACCTTTTCGACGGTCCAGAAGCAGCTGTACAGCGTGCCGCCCTACGTTGTTGGCGCGTTCTTCACGGTTGCGTTCCCGGGTTTGAGTTGGTACCTTGATAGAAGACAAGTTCTCATCGCCATGAGCGCGCCGATGGTCATGGCGGGATACATCATGTTCCTCGCGTCCAAAGTGGCCCGCGTACGCTACGGGGCGACGTTCCTCATTGCCAGCTCGGCCATGGTTATGGGTCCCATGTCCAACGCCCACATCAGCGCCAACGTGGTCAGTGATACAGCGCGAAGCAGCGCCATCGGTCTCAAC GTCATGTTCGGCAACGTCGGCGGTCTCGTCTCAACATGGTCCTACCTTTCCTGGGACGCGCCCGACTTCCACATTGGCAACGGTCTTAACCTCGGCGCGGCGAGCATGATTTTGATCGTGGCTACCTCGGCGTGGTTCTGGATGAAGTGGGATAACAAGCGCCGCGACGATCGTAGCATCGAGGAGGAGCTTGCTGGGTACACTGAGCAGGAGGTTCGGGATCTGGATTGGAAGCACCCTGCTTTCCGGTGGAGGACCTAG
- a CDS encoding pfs domain-containing protein codes for MEAVGGAAAILQLIDVALKTTIQVYKIYADFRDAKDTHKRLAREMRDLVRVLQQLLDVVLDSDPDKPKSGHAEALREMLEGEDSIVACCQKDVIEVSNLLGEIPSASWPIRKRKIDRILSNIASTRAQLGLAVQTQSMAVVLDIRRTLDRHESYMRQHVESESNKAIFGWLNPPDVWESLKNALQKRQPGTGEWLTKTPEFEYWKRNPGSLWLSGMPGAGKTIMSSTIVTFMLSEAQTSASAVVYSYFDFSNESQQEAQSFLRTCIAQLAAKNPAAYDILVGLRNRCSEAQGQQPRLEELLAATLAALGCFSQAFVVVDALDECSEHGKLLNIVKELQSVRNLHLVLLSRPEQEIEKALSSSAKELPLRGAEVDQDIAAYIQERIHRSGEMQEWTGEDREKVEAQLTEMAGGMFRWVQCQLDSLEKCIDSNQVDETLASLPPDLPSTYERILVNLDVKSAARVRDVMVALAFARRPLQVGEVMDIVSISITDYPRAKKSGNTVYLNQLLSLCSSMVSISTSGSGEKKKQEMRLAHASVKDYLVSKQLRSGPASAFYTTPSQGHLLMAAKSIACLLNQNDVSDFGPHTLEEVPFLLYSALNWVHHARDANLETNRGSLDDLIFALFHRDGDAYINWHRVTGRHGPATPVEGYAWDIHIRDGSKLIDGGRPCPKERLLNGHQIDRPLHHALQWNLWRVVQRLLDAGHDPNGYSKGNRAPLHYGVLQRALESMDLILHRGGNVDIGDWIGDTPAMFCAYKAKDPVTMEWLMDHGASLFPVSRRSGNLLQCAAMEGDPDVLEVILRKKPLNVSPDIGVDHNYNEIADLATPLQCAAYAGNLACIELLLKYGANVNLAKGKVGTALHAAGASGNLEAFQLLLERGADPNVVNGQYGSVLWAAAYGGDRECVRICLQRGLSIDELRTIRLFPEKKWLDLFDDERDKLMSDIIRNAGDRYCRDIFDAARSGMTSRVKAYLDGAEDRKAELEKKHEIHMRTPLSWAAAGGHIETVKYLAMEGANLNVWGRGLETPLEFGCLAGRLDMVKCLLALGARAEFRQAGKYRTAVVCAEMSGNKELVEFLKALEEDRTVTFEFEGQTYEHDGDKGYKRKQ; via the exons ATGGAAGCAGTCGGCGGGGCCGCTGCCATCTTGCAGCTGATCGATGTGGCACTCAAGACCACCATCCAAGTATACAAGATCTACGCAGATTTCAGAGATGCCAAAGACACCCATAAAAGATTGGCGAGGGAGATGCGCGACCTCGTTCGCGTCCTTCAGCAGCTACTGGATGTAGTCCTAGACAGCGATCCCGATAAACCGAAATCTGGACATGCAGAAGCTCTGCGGGAGATGTTGGAAGGAGAAGACAGCATTGTGGCGTGTTGCCAAAAGGATGTTATCGAAGTCTCCAATCTCCTAGGAGAGATCCCGTCAGCGTCATGGCCAATACGGAAGAGGAAGATTGACCGAATTCTCTCCAATATTGCATCAACTCGGGCACAACTTGGCCTTGCTGTTCAGACACAGTCAAT GGCTGTTGTGTTAGACATCCGTCGCACGCTGGATAGACATGAATCCTACATGAGACAACACGTTGAGTCCGAGTCGAACAAGGCGATTTTTGGTTGGTTGAATCCACCCGACGTCTGGGAAAGCCTGAAAAATGCGCTGCAAAAACGACAGCCAGGTACCGGCGAATGGCTAACGAAGACGCCCGAATTCGAGTACTGGAAAAGAAATCCGGGTAGCCTTTGGTTGTCCGGCATGCCAGGAGCCGGAAAGACCATCATGAGCTCGACCATAGTGACGTTTATGCTGAGCGAAGCTCAAACATCTGCGTCGGCTGTTGTCTACTCGTACTTCGATTTCTCGAATGAGTCGCAACAAGAAGCTCAATCGTTTCTCCGGACATGCATCGCCCAACTTGCAGCAAAGAACCCTGCGGCTTACGATATTCTTGTCGGCCTCCGCAATCGATGCTCGGAAGCCCAAGGTCAACAGCCCAGACTTGAAGAGCTTCTTGCAGCAACATTAGCAGCCCTGGGGTGCTTTTCCCAAGCGTTTGTTGTAGTCGATGCGCTGGATGAGTGTTCAGAACATGGAAAGTTGCTGAACATAGTCAAAGAGCTCCAGTCCGTACGCAATCTTCACCTGGTCCTCCTGAGTCGCCCAGAACAGGAAATCGAAAAGGCACTATCATCTTCCGCGAAAGAGTTGCCATTGCGGGGCGCTGAGGTTGACCAAGATATTGCGGCCTACATCCAAGAAAGAATCCACCGTTCAGGTGAAATGCAAGAATGGACTGGGGAAGACAGGGAAAAAGTCGAGGCCCAGCTAACTGAAATGGCCGGTGGGAT GTTCCGTTGGGTTCAATGCCAGTTGGACTCTTTGGAGAAGTGCATTGATTCTAATCAAGTTGACGAGACTCTAGCCTCTTTACCGCCCGACCTGCCGTCAACATATGAAAGAATACTAGTTAATCTGGATGTCAAGTCGGCGGCGCGAGTTCGAGACGTCATGGTAGCACTGGCCTTTGCTCGAAGACCTCTGCAGGTTGGCGAAGTCATGGATATTGTCAGTATATCCATCACCGACTACCCTCGAGCGAAGAAGAGTGGAAACACAGTCTACCTGAACCAGCTGCTGTCTCTCTGCTCCAGCATGGTATCGATCTCCACGAGTGGAAGTGGCGAGAAGAAAAAGCAAGAAATGCGGCTGGCGCATGCCTCGGTCAAGGACTATCTAGTCTCCAAACAGCTACGCAGCGGACCAGCATCTGCATTCTACACAACACCTAGCCAAGGACACCTCCTCATGGCCGCCAAGAGTATTGCATGCCTGCTGAATCAGAACGACGTCAGCGACTTTGGACCACATACCTTGGAAGAGGTTCCATTTCTACTGTACTCTGCTCTGAACTGGGTCCATCACGCGAGGGATGCGAATCTGGAGACCAACCGTGGCAGCCTTGACGACTTGATTTTTGCCTTGTTTCATCGTGATGGGGACGCTTACATCAATTGGCACCGCGTGACAGGCCGACATGGGCCTGCAACACCAGTGGAGGGCTACGCGTGGGACATACACATTAGAGACGGCAGTAAACTGATTGACGGCGGTCGACCATGCCCCAAGGAACGACTGCTAAACGGCCACCAGATTGATCGTCCGCTCCACCACGCACTACAATGGAACCTTTGGCGCGTCGTTCAGCGTCTTCTTGATGCTGGCCATGATCCCAACGGTTACAGTAAAGGGAATCGTGCTCCACTTCACTATGGGGTACTTCAACGGGCTCTGGAGTCAATGGATCTTATCCTTCATCGGGGCGGGAATGTTGACATCGGTGACTGGATTGGCGACACACCAGCCATGTTCTGCGCTTACAAGGCTAAAGATCCAGTGACGATGGAGTGGTTGATGGACCACGGCGCAAGTCTTTTCCCCGTCAGCAGGAGGTCCGGCAATCTCTTGCAATGCGCAGCTATGGAGGGTGATCCGGATGTGTTGGAAGTGATCTTGCGGAAAAAGCCGCTCAACGTATCTCCGGACATTGGAGTTGATCACAATTATAACGAGATCGCCGACCTTGCCACGCCACTTCAATGTGCAGCGTATGCGGGTAACTTGGCATGCATCGAGCTTTTGCTGAAGTACGGTGCCAACGTTAACTTGGCTAAAGGCAAAGTTGGGACAGCTCTTCATGCTGCAGGTGCTTCGGGAAATTTGGAGGCCTTTCAACTCCTGTTGGAGAGGGGTGCGGATCCGAACGTCGTCAATGGCCAATACGGTAGTGTTCTTTGGGCTGCTGCGTATGGTGGCGACCGTGAATGCGTCCGCATTTGTTTACAGCGGGGACTGTCCATCGATGAGTTGAGAACCATCCGCCTCTTTCCCGAGAAGAAATGGCTGGATCTTTTTGACGATGAAAGAGACAAGCTCATGTCTGACATCATCAGAAATGCAGGCGATCGCTACTGCCGAGACATCTTTGACGCTGCCCGTTCGGGGATGACTTCGCGTGTCAAAGCATATCTCGATGGCGCCGAGGACCGTAAGGCTGAACTGGAAAAGAAGCATGAAATACATATGCGAACGCCACTGAGCTGGGCGGCGGCTGGGGGTCATATCGAAACGGTGAAGTACTTGGCCATGGAGGGCGCAAATCTTAACGTATGGGGAAGAGGCCTCGAGACGCCACTCGAATTTGGCTGCCTTGCTGGTCGCTTGGATATGGTTAAGTGCTTGTTGGCTTTAGGGGCCAGAGCCGAGTTTCGGCAGGCGGGCAAATATCGAACAGCTGTAGTGTGTGCTGAGATGAGTGGCAACAAGGAGCTGGTCGAGTTTTTGAAGGCATTGGAGGAGGATCGGACCGTGACGTTCGAGTTCGAGGGGCAGACCTATGAGCATGATGGCGATAAGGGTTACAAGCGAAAGCAGTAA